The Neoarius graeffei isolate fNeoGra1 chromosome 7, fNeoGra1.pri, whole genome shotgun sequence genome includes a region encoding these proteins:
- the LOC132888645 gene encoding cytochrome c oxidase assembly factor 8: MNVRTAACLLFRSQFLTRGVRYSSNQTLPGITEKTRFIPASTSKYDWIGPPDRLSNLRPIIYHIPENETQLERKLRHLRQETEDWNHEFWTRQNLTFRKEKEEYIQSRLKAKGLTEKDENGRKRNLTSEEMATFYKRFLDKNYMKHAAYNKEWYRRNFTITTLMARVTLQNFWRTVTGQGRNKGKPTTMSK, encoded by the exons ATGAATGTGAGAACAGCAGCGTGTTTGCTCTTTCGGTCTCAGTTTTTAACTCGTGGTGTTCGATACAGCTCTAACCAAACACTGCCAGGGATCACAGAG AAAACCAGATTTATCCCAGCATCAACTTCTAAATATGATTGGATTGGGCCACCAGACAGACTGTCAAACCTGCGGCCTATCATTTACCACATCCCTGAGAATGAGACCCAGCTGGAGAGGAAACTGAGACATCTGAGGCAGGAAACAGAAGACTGGAACCATGAGTTCTGGACAAGACAAAATCTCACCTTTAGGAAG GAGAAAGAGGAGTACATACAGTCACGCCTGAAGGCAAAAGGACTGAcagaaaaagatgaaaatg GAAGGAAAAGGAATTTAACCAGTGAGGAAATGGCGACCTTCTATAAACGCTTCTTAGACAAAAACTATATGAAACATGCAGCCTATAACAA AGAATGGTACAGACGGAACTTCACCATTACAACCCTGATGGCCAGAGTAACTCTACAGAATTTCTGGAGGACAGTAACTGGTCAAGGGAGGAATAAAGGCAAACCCACAACAATGTCCAAATAA